In Minwuia thermotolerans, the following proteins share a genomic window:
- the rpoZ gene encoding DNA-directed RNA polymerase subunit omega, protein MARVTVEDCIDKVDNRFDLVLLAAQRARSISNGAEIKVERDNDKNPVVSLREIADDKLSPDDLMEQLIASYQRRIERDEPEEDDLAERMRRELAALAAGESTEG, encoded by the coding sequence ATGGCCCGCGTTACCGTCGAAGACTGCATCGACAAGGTCGACAATCGCTTTGATCTCGTGCTGCTCGCCGCCCAGCGCGCCCGCAGCATCTCCAATGGCGCGGAGATCAAGGTCGAGCGCGACAACGACAAGAACCCTGTCGTCTCGCTGCGCGAGATCGCCGACGACAAGCTGTCGCCGGACGACCTCATGGAACAGCTCATCGCCAGCTACCAGCGCCGCATCGAGCGCGACGAGCCCGAGGAGGACGACCTCGCCGAGCGCATGCGGCGCGAACTCGCCGCCCTGGCCGCGGGCGAATCCACCGAGGGTTGA
- a CDS encoding RelA/SpoT family protein — MMRQMELVETVRGYDPEADEDLINKAYVFAMRAHGAQKRASGDPYISHPLEVAGILTRYRVDSQSIVTALLHDTLEDTLATREEITGLFGDEVARLVDGVTKLSKVELVSDETQQAENFRKLLLAMSDDIRVLMVKLADRLHNMRTIGYLKPDKRRRIAQETMEIYAPLAERVGLNEIKDELQDLSFQVLEPDAYDTVMGRLQKLRAHAGDLIQRMKTELAQKLFAAGLSAEVTGREKRPFSIWRKLEQKKISFEQLADVFGFRVIVTDPADCYRALGAIHRAYPMVPGEFDDYISTPKRNNYQSIHTVVIGPERMRTEIQIRSREMHERAEYGLAAHWRYKTGGKGHDLQTQKEERWLKELLEILNDAASFREFLEHTKLNMYADQVFCFTPKGRLIQLPQGATPIDFAYAVHTDLGNTCVGAKVNGQIKALHTILRNGDQVEILTSSEQTPPASWESVAVTGKARAAIRRTLRQKTRAEHLSVGKRLLRTTFAGAGRRFREKDLGKALLTLGFGSIDDLYTAIGEGVVAPRDVLAEIYPAEKKRRRRTKRKADAAREGALPIRGLQPGVAVHFSDCCHPLPGDRIVGIAHQGRGIHIHVIDCGSLELVQDMPERWLDTSWTGDTEDEQLYVGRIEAEMVNRPGMLSRTTAVIAQHDGNIVFLRMTKSQSDFAVLTLDIEVRDVRHLNDIIAALRHEPGIDRVERPRS; from the coding sequence ATGATGCGGCAGATGGAACTGGTGGAGACGGTCCGGGGCTACGACCCCGAGGCCGACGAGGACCTTATCAACAAGGCCTATGTCTTCGCCATGCGCGCCCACGGGGCGCAGAAGCGCGCCTCGGGCGACCCCTATATCAGCCATCCGCTGGAGGTCGCGGGCATCCTGACCCGCTACCGCGTCGACAGCCAGTCGATCGTTACCGCCCTGCTGCACGACACGCTGGAGGACACTCTCGCCACTCGCGAGGAGATCACCGGCCTGTTCGGCGACGAAGTGGCGCGGCTGGTCGACGGCGTCACCAAGCTGTCCAAGGTCGAGCTGGTTTCCGACGAGACCCAGCAGGCGGAGAACTTCCGCAAGCTGCTGCTGGCCATGTCCGACGACATCCGGGTGCTGATGGTGAAGCTGGCCGACCGGCTGCACAACATGCGCACCATCGGCTATCTGAAGCCGGACAAGCGCCGCCGCATCGCCCAGGAAACGATGGAGATCTACGCCCCGCTGGCGGAGCGGGTTGGGCTGAACGAGATCAAGGACGAGCTGCAGGACCTGTCCTTCCAGGTGCTGGAGCCGGATGCCTACGACACGGTGATGGGCCGGCTGCAGAAGCTGCGCGCCCACGCCGGCGACCTGATCCAGCGCATGAAGACCGAATTGGCGCAGAAGCTGTTCGCCGCCGGCCTGAGCGCCGAGGTCACCGGCCGCGAGAAACGGCCCTTCTCCATCTGGCGCAAGCTGGAGCAGAAGAAGATCAGCTTCGAGCAGCTGGCCGACGTCTTCGGCTTCCGCGTCATCGTCACCGATCCGGCGGACTGCTACCGGGCGCTGGGCGCCATCCACCGGGCCTATCCGATGGTGCCCGGCGAGTTCGACGACTACATCTCCACGCCCAAGCGCAACAACTACCAGTCCATCCACACGGTGGTGATCGGCCCGGAGCGCATGCGCACGGAAATCCAGATCCGCTCCCGCGAGATGCACGAGCGCGCCGAATACGGCCTCGCCGCCCACTGGCGCTACAAGACCGGCGGCAAGGGCCACGACCTGCAGACCCAGAAGGAGGAGCGCTGGCTCAAGGAGCTGCTGGAGATCCTCAACGACGCCGCCAGCTTCCGGGAGTTCCTGGAGCACACCAAGCTGAACATGTACGCCGACCAGGTGTTCTGCTTCACGCCCAAGGGCCGGCTGATCCAGCTGCCCCAGGGCGCGACGCCGATCGACTTCGCCTATGCGGTGCACACCGATCTCGGCAATACCTGCGTCGGCGCGAAGGTGAACGGCCAGATCAAGGCGCTGCACACCATTCTGCGCAATGGCGACCAGGTGGAGATCCTGACCTCCAGCGAACAGACCCCGCCGGCATCGTGGGAAAGCGTCGCCGTCACCGGCAAGGCCCGCGCCGCGATCCGGCGCACGCTGCGCCAGAAGACCCGCGCCGAACATCTCAGCGTCGGCAAGCGGCTGCTGCGCACGACCTTCGCCGGCGCCGGCCGCCGCTTCCGGGAGAAGGATCTCGGCAAGGCCCTGCTGACCCTCGGCTTCGGCTCGATCGACGATCTCTACACCGCGATCGGGGAGGGCGTGGTCGCGCCCCGTGACGTGCTGGCCGAGATCTATCCGGCCGAGAAGAAACGCCGCCGGCGCACGAAGCGCAAGGCGGACGCCGCCCGCGAAGGCGCGCTGCCGATCAGGGGGCTGCAGCCGGGGGTCGCGGTGCACTTCTCAGACTGCTGCCACCCGCTGCCCGGCGACCGCATCGTCGGCATCGCCCATCAGGGCCGGGGCATCCACATCCACGTCATCGACTGCGGCAGCCTGGAGCTGGTGCAGGACATGCCGGAGCGCTGGCTGGACACCTCCTGGACCGGCGATACGGAAGACGAGCAGCTCTATGTCGGGCGGATCGAGGCGGAGATGGTGAACCGGCCGGGCATGCTGAGCCGCACAACCGCGGTGATCGCCCAGCACGACGGCAACATCGTCTTCCTGCGCATGACCAAGAGCCAGTCGGACTTCGCCGTGCTGACCCTCGATATCGAGGTCCGCGACGTCCGCCATCTCAACGACATCATCGCCGCGCTGCGCCACGAGCCCGGCATCGACCGGGTGGAGCGCCCGCGCTCCTGA
- the folK gene encoding 2-amino-4-hydroxy-6-hydroxymethyldihydropteridine diphosphokinase has protein sequence MIIIGLGANLPHPEHGAPARTLEAALDELALRGVGHSARSRWFASPPWPASLSGQPWYVNGAAALETALGPDELLRTLHEVEWAFGRVRTERWAPRRIDLDLIAFHGVSARACGEHGIAALPHPRMSERAFVLLPLKDIAPDWRHPVSGRHIDEMIAAADRCGVEPLEARVEKHLASGAAGS, from the coding sequence TTGATCATCATCGGCCTGGGGGCGAATCTGCCCCATCCGGAACACGGAGCGCCTGCGCGCACGCTGGAGGCCGCGCTGGACGAACTGGCGCTGAGGGGCGTCGGCCACAGCGCCCGCTCGCGCTGGTTCGCCAGCCCGCCCTGGCCCGCGTCGCTCAGCGGCCAGCCCTGGTACGTCAACGGCGCGGCGGCGCTGGAGACCGCACTGGGTCCGGACGAACTGCTGCGCACGCTGCACGAGGTCGAATGGGCCTTCGGGCGGGTGCGGACCGAACGCTGGGCGCCGCGGCGCATCGATCTGGACCTGATCGCCTTTCACGGCGTCAGCGCCCGGGCCTGCGGCGAGCACGGCATCGCCGCCCTGCCCCACCCGCGCATGAGCGAGCGCGCCTTCGTGCTGCTGCCGCTGAAGGACATCGCGCCGGACTGGCGTCATCCGGTCAGCGGACGCCATATCGACGAGATGATCGCGGCCGCCGACCGCTGCGGCGTCGAGCCGCTGGAGGCGCGGGTCGAGAAACACCTTGCGAGCGGGGCCGCGGGCAGCTAA
- a CDS encoding uracil-DNA glycosylase: MAAPEAHEPPADCRRCPRLAAFRDDNRRAHPGFHNDPVPAFGPLDARLLIVGLAPGLKGANRTGRPFTGDYAGDLLYPSLIGAGFARGEYGARPGDGLRPEGCRITNAVRCVPPQNKPTPEETRSCRPFLEAEIAAMGELRALLALGRIAHDAVLRTFGLKLAAHPFGHGAVHELPNGLLLADSYHCSRYNVNTGRLTPAMFEAVLAELKTRLG; this comes from the coding sequence ATGGCGGCGCCCGAGGCGCATGAGCCGCCCGCGGACTGCCGGCGCTGCCCCCGTCTGGCGGCTTTCCGCGACGACAACCGGCGCGCCCATCCCGGCTTCCACAACGATCCCGTGCCGGCCTTCGGACCGCTGGACGCGCGGCTGCTGATCGTCGGCCTGGCGCCGGGGCTGAAGGGGGCCAACCGCACCGGCCGGCCCTTCACCGGCGACTATGCCGGGGATCTGCTCTACCCTTCCCTGATCGGGGCCGGTTTTGCCCGCGGCGAGTATGGCGCGCGGCCCGGCGACGGCCTGCGTCCGGAAGGCTGCCGCATCACCAACGCCGTGCGCTGCGTGCCGCCGCAGAACAAGCCGACGCCCGAGGAAACCCGTAGCTGCCGGCCCTTCCTGGAGGCCGAGATCGCGGCGATGGGGGAGCTCCGCGCGCTGCTGGCGCTGGGCCGCATCGCCCATGACGCCGTGCTCAGGACCTTCGGGCTGAAGCTCGCGGCCCATCCCTTCGGACACGGCGCCGTGCACGAGCTGCCGAACGGCCTGCTGCTGGCCGACAGCTATCACTGCTCGCGCTACAACGTGAACACGGGCCGGCTGACGCCGGCGATGTTCGAGGCCGTGCTGGCGGAGCTGAAGACGCGCCTCGGCTGA
- a CDS encoding NYN domain-containing protein, translated as MAEVDLGIYPTEKVAIFIDGANLYAAARTLGFDIDYRKLRAQFARQGTLVRAFYYTALMEDQEYSPLRPLVDWLDYNGFTMVTKPAKEFVGQDGRRKVKGNMDIELAVDMLEMAEFIDHAILFSGDGDFRSVMEAVQRKGLRCTVVSTIKTQPPMIADELRRQADQFVDLVDLQPLIAREGGRPVSNRRENFSQRHGNAAEPDYDDSDDEFDDPLVR; from the coding sequence ATGGCAGAGGTCGATCTGGGCATATACCCCACGGAAAAGGTCGCCATCTTCATCGACGGCGCCAATCTCTACGCCGCCGCGCGGACCCTGGGCTTCGACATCGACTACCGCAAGCTGCGCGCGCAATTCGCCCGCCAGGGCACCCTGGTCCGGGCCTTCTACTACACCGCGCTGATGGAGGATCAGGAGTATTCGCCGCTGCGGCCGCTGGTGGACTGGCTCGACTACAACGGCTTCACCATGGTGACCAAGCCCGCCAAGGAGTTCGTCGGCCAGGACGGCCGGCGCAAGGTCAAGGGCAACATGGATATCGAGCTGGCCGTCGACATGCTGGAGATGGCCGAATTCATCGACCACGCCATCCTGTTCTCCGGCGACGGCGACTTCCGCTCGGTGATGGAGGCGGTGCAGCGCAAGGGCCTGCGCTGCACGGTGGTCTCCACCATCAAGACGCAGCCGCCGATGATCGCCGACGAACTGCGCCGCCAGGCCGACCAGTTCGTCGACTTGGTCGACCTGCAGCCCCTGATCGCCCGCGAGGGCGGCCGCCCCGTGAGCAACCGCCGCGAGAACTTCAGCCAGCGGCACGGGAACGCCGCCGAGCCGGACTATGACGACAGCGACGACGAATTCGACGACCCGCTCGTCCGCTGA